CGTACCCGCCTGATTTTTCCGCCAGACGCGTCAGTATCACAGCGTTGTCCCTGTTAAGTGTAATGGTTTAGTAATGCTGTTGTTGCGAATGTGTCTTGTTTTCACTTTTTCGTAATGATAATAATTATTATTAACTTTTGTGGTATTTCACACATCAATACCGTAGCCAGCGGACGGCGCTGTCGAGGGAGCTTTGGCATATGCATCACCACTACACACACTATCTGCAACTAAAAGTTGAGCACCCGCGCAAATACGCTCGGGATGTGGCCCGCATGATGGGGCTGAGCGAAGCGGCGCTGACATCGCTGCGCGTCGGGCATGACGCCCGCCGCCTGTCAGGCGACATGCGTGCGCTGCTGGCCGGGCTGGAATTCGTCGGCGAAACCAAGTCCATCACCCGCAATGAATTTGCGGTGCATGAGCAGGTTGGGGTTTACCGTAACCAGCGTATCGGCGAACACGTCGGCCTGGTGCTCAACCCGCGCGGGCTGGACCTGCGCCTGTTTCCCGAGCAGTGGGACAGCGCGTTTGCGCTGACGGAACAGACCGCGCGCGGCGAGCGCCACAGCGTTCAGTTTTTTGATCGTCACGGCGACGCGGTACTCAAGGTCTATGCCACCGACAACACCGAACTGACGGTCTGGCAGGTGTTGATCGCGCGCTTCACGCTGACGGATAACCCGCCGCTGGCGCTACAGCCGGCGCCGAGCGATACGCCGGCAGTGACGCCGGATGCCGCTCTGCTTGAACAGGAGTGGCGGGCGATGACCGATGTGCATCAATTCTTCCCGCTGCTTAAACGGCACCAGATCACGCGCCCGCAGGCGTTTCGCGCGGTGAGCGACGATCTGGCCTGTCAGGTGGACAACCAGGCGCTGGGGACGTTGCTGCGTGCCGCCCAGCAGGCGGGTAACGAGATCATGATTTTTGTCGGCAACCGCGGTTGCGTACAGATTTTCACCGGCGTGATCGAAAAGGTGGCGCCGATGGAGAGCTGGCTGAATGTGTTCAACCGTGACTTCACGCTGCACCTGGTGGAAGACGCCATTACTGAAAGCTGGGTTACCCGTAAACCGACTAAAGACGGCATGGTCACCAGTCTGGAACTGTTCGCCGCCGACGGCACGCCGATCGCCCAGCTGTTTGGTCAGCGCTCGGAGGGGGAACCGGAGCAGGCGTGCTGGCGCGAGCAGGTGATGTCGCTGGTGACGCCGGAGGCCGCGGCATGAGAGCGCTATGTCTGA
The DNA window shown above is from Dickeya dadantii NCPPB 898 and carries:
- a CDS encoding hemin-degrading factor, translating into MHHHYTHYLQLKVEHPRKYARDVARMMGLSEAALTSLRVGHDARRLSGDMRALLAGLEFVGETKSITRNEFAVHEQVGVYRNQRIGEHVGLVLNPRGLDLRLFPEQWDSAFALTEQTARGERHSVQFFDRHGDAVLKVYATDNTELTVWQVLIARFTLTDNPPLALQPAPSDTPAVTPDAALLEQEWRAMTDVHQFFPLLKRHQITRPQAFRAVSDDLACQVDNQALGTLLRAAQQAGNEIMIFVGNRGCVQIFTGVIEKVAPMESWLNVFNRDFTLHLVEDAITESWVTRKPTKDGMVTSLELFAADGTPIAQLFGQRSEGEPEQACWREQVMSLVTPEAAA